Proteins from a single region of Verrucosispora sp. NA02020:
- a CDS encoding STAS domain-containing protein has product MALSADESGRLADLLTGQAGQVVQRWTEVLAAQLRGRLSQAELVRQVQEMHRVLVDALGKGVGDLAAEEATELRAVLAEVSRGQARQGFTASETASSVFALKEALLTVMETDQGTGTLRDFVAFSALVDQMGLFTFETYVRTRESLIADQAEQLLELSTPVVKLWEGVVAVPLVGTLDSARAQVVMERLLQTLVDTGSPYAIIDITGVPAVDTQVAQHILKTVVAARLMGADCIISGIRPQIAQTIVALGIEFGDIATKASLADALRHVLRLTGVEANRRQTRREV; this is encoded by the coding sequence ATGGCGTTGAGCGCTGACGAGAGTGGCCGCTTGGCGGACCTGCTCACCGGTCAGGCCGGACAGGTCGTCCAGCGGTGGACCGAGGTCCTCGCCGCCCAGTTGCGGGGCCGACTCAGCCAGGCCGAACTGGTCCGGCAGGTGCAGGAGATGCACCGGGTGCTGGTGGACGCGCTCGGCAAGGGCGTGGGCGACCTCGCCGCCGAGGAGGCCACCGAGCTGCGGGCCGTGCTCGCCGAGGTCTCCCGTGGGCAGGCCCGGCAGGGCTTCACCGCCAGCGAGACCGCCAGCAGCGTGTTCGCCCTCAAGGAGGCCCTGCTGACGGTCATGGAGACCGATCAGGGCACCGGAACGCTGCGCGACTTCGTCGCCTTCTCGGCGCTGGTCGACCAGATGGGCCTCTTCACCTTCGAGACCTACGTCCGCACCCGCGAGAGCCTGATCGCCGACCAGGCGGAGCAACTGCTGGAGCTCTCCACCCCGGTGGTCAAGCTCTGGGAGGGCGTGGTGGCGGTGCCGCTGGTCGGCACGCTCGACTCGGCCCGCGCCCAGGTGGTGATGGAGCGGCTGCTACAGACCCTGGTCGACACCGGCTCGCCGTACGCGATCATCGACATCACCGGCGTACCGGCGGTCGACACCCAGGTCGCCCAGCACATCCTGAAGACCGTGGTGGCGGCCCGCCTGATGGGCGCCGACTGCATCATCTCCGGCATCCGGCCGCAGATCGCCCAGACCATCGTCGCGCTCGGCATCGAGTTCGGCGACATCGCCACCAAGGCGAGCCTCGCCGACGCGCTGCGGCACGTGCTGCGGCTCACCGGCGTCGAGGCGAACCGGCGACAGACCCGCCGGGAGGTCTGA
- a CDS encoding MFS transporter, giving the protein MTPPAAGTPATTAPTAGAAPAATGTADAGNPVGGADRARAGWLLLVGMLLVALNLRAAMTSLGALLDEVRVGLALSGAMAGAVTTLPAVAFAGLGATTPWLVRRLSAPRLLVLAMIALTVGQVLRVVTGSAVVFLATSALALAGIAVANILLPMLVKQHFPHRTGLVTGVYMMTLTVGATAAAAAAVPVAHAFGSWRAGLGVWAALAAVAVLPWLPAALRTGGAARRSGRHGGRARLRISPARTRLGWAMALYFGAQSLSAYAIMGWLAVLFRDAGFRPQDAGLLLAGVTALGVPIALLMPTLAGRLSDLRLLVLALTAASSVAYLGLAFAPRGGAVLWVVLLALGQGAFPLILATIGLRARTADGTVALSAFTQSVGYLIAALGPLLVGILHESTGGWTAPLGFLLVALAVQTGAGIVIARPRYIEDERGPAVAGG; this is encoded by the coding sequence ATGACTCCGCCAGCCGCCGGCACCCCCGCCACCACTGCACCGACCGCCGGCGCCGCACCCGCTGCGACCGGGACCGCTGACGCCGGAAACCCGGTGGGCGGGGCGGATCGGGCGCGTGCCGGGTGGCTGCTGCTGGTCGGGATGCTGCTGGTGGCGCTGAACCTGCGGGCCGCGATGACCAGCCTCGGCGCACTGCTCGACGAGGTACGCGTCGGGTTGGCGCTCTCCGGCGCGATGGCGGGCGCCGTCACGACCCTGCCGGCCGTGGCGTTCGCCGGGTTGGGTGCGACCACGCCGTGGCTGGTCCGGCGGCTCTCCGCCCCGCGACTGCTGGTGCTGGCGATGATCGCGCTCACCGTCGGGCAGGTGCTGCGGGTGGTGACCGGGTCCGCCGTGGTGTTCCTGGCCACCAGCGCGCTCGCGCTGGCCGGGATCGCGGTGGCGAACATCCTGCTGCCGATGCTGGTCAAGCAACACTTCCCGCACCGGACCGGCCTGGTCACCGGGGTGTACATGATGACGTTGACGGTGGGGGCGACGGCGGCTGCCGCCGCTGCGGTGCCGGTGGCGCACGCCTTCGGCTCGTGGCGGGCCGGACTGGGTGTCTGGGCGGCGCTCGCGGCGGTGGCCGTACTCCCGTGGTTGCCGGCGGCGCTGCGGACCGGTGGGGCCGCGCGGCGGTCGGGTCGGCACGGCGGGCGGGCGCGTCTGCGGATCAGTCCCGCGCGCACCCGGCTCGGCTGGGCGATGGCGCTCTATTTCGGCGCGCAGTCGCTGAGCGCGTACGCGATCATGGGCTGGCTGGCCGTGCTGTTCCGGGACGCCGGTTTCCGGCCGCAGGACGCCGGCCTGCTGCTGGCCGGGGTGACCGCGCTCGGGGTGCCGATCGCGCTGCTGATGCCGACGCTGGCCGGTCGGCTGAGCGACCTGCGGCTGCTGGTGCTGGCGTTGACCGCCGCCTCCAGCGTGGCCTATCTGGGGCTGGCGTTCGCGCCGCGTGGCGGGGCGGTGCTCTGGGTGGTGCTGCTGGCGTTGGGGCAGGGTGCCTTCCCGCTCATCCTGGCCACCATCGGGCTGCGGGCGCGTACGGCCGACGGGACGGTCGCGTTGTCGGCCTTCACGCAGAGCGTCGGGTACCTCATCGCGGCGCTCGGGCCGCTGCTGGTCGGGATCCTGCACGAGTCCACCGGTGGGTGGACGGCACCCCTGGGCTTCCTGCTGGTCGCACTCGCCGTGCAGACCGGGGCAGGAATCGTCATCGCTCGCCCTCGGTACATCGAGGACGAGCGAGGCCCGGCCGTGGCCGGTGGGTAG
- a CDS encoding sensor histidine kinase, protein MTTASLMQMALRVEQDIFVVRQRGREVAGVLGLEHQDQVRIATAISEVARDLLRAVGGADVVFAVADTVDGRHHLRVDLVPVAPLPDGRYQPESGAVARLVDTLGVVAEEQVTVVRMSRRIPATAAALTPERLAQLRARLAESAPGTAEEELATQNTQLIAALDEVRTQRDELARLNEELEQTNQGVMALYHQLTDELEATNTGVVALYAELDEKSAQLRAASESKTRFLANVSHELRAPVTAIIGLARLLGDSASDPLTSEQERQVGLIRGSASDLLSLVNELLDLAKAESGRIEPAMADVDLKALFGQLRGTLRALPTAGDVALVVEEPPAPATLRTDEVLLAQVLRNLLHNGLKFTAEGEVRLRAEQHDGGWRLSVSDTGAGIPAELHERVFEEFYQAPGPTRTGGTGLGLPYARRLVTLLGGTLDLASETGRGSTFTVSLPADGV, encoded by the coding sequence ATGACCACCGCCTCGCTGATGCAGATGGCGCTCCGGGTCGAACAGGACATCTTCGTGGTCCGCCAGCGTGGCCGCGAGGTGGCCGGCGTACTCGGCCTGGAGCACCAGGACCAGGTCCGGATCGCCACCGCGATCAGCGAGGTCGCCCGGGACCTGTTGCGGGCCGTCGGCGGGGCGGACGTGGTCTTCGCCGTCGCCGACACCGTGGACGGCCGTCACCACCTGCGCGTCGACCTCGTTCCGGTGGCGCCGCTGCCGGACGGGCGCTACCAGCCCGAGTCCGGCGCGGTGGCGCGTCTGGTGGACACACTCGGCGTGGTTGCCGAGGAGCAAGTTACGGTCGTCAGGATGTCGCGACGGATCCCGGCCACCGCTGCGGCGCTCACCCCCGAGCGCCTCGCCCAGTTGCGCGCCCGACTCGCCGAGAGCGCGCCGGGCACGGCGGAGGAGGAGCTCGCCACCCAGAACACCCAGCTCATCGCCGCCCTCGACGAGGTACGCACCCAGCGCGACGAGCTGGCCCGGCTCAACGAGGAACTGGAACAGACCAACCAAGGTGTGATGGCGCTGTACCACCAGCTCACCGACGAGCTGGAGGCGACGAACACGGGCGTCGTGGCGCTCTACGCCGAGTTGGACGAGAAGTCGGCGCAGTTGCGTGCCGCGAGCGAGTCCAAGACGCGGTTCCTGGCGAACGTCAGCCACGAGCTGCGGGCCCCGGTCACCGCGATCATCGGGCTGGCCCGGCTGTTGGGCGACTCCGCCTCCGACCCGCTCACCAGCGAGCAGGAGCGCCAGGTCGGCCTGATCCGTGGCTCCGCCTCGGATCTGCTGTCCCTGGTCAACGAGTTGCTCGACCTGGCCAAGGCGGAGTCCGGCCGGATCGAGCCGGCCATGGCGGACGTCGACCTCAAGGCCCTTTTCGGACAGTTGCGGGGCACCCTGCGGGCGCTGCCCACCGCCGGTGACGTGGCGCTGGTGGTGGAGGAGCCGCCGGCACCTGCCACGCTGCGGACCGACGAGGTGCTGCTCGCCCAGGTGCTGCGCAACCTGCTGCACAACGGGTTGAAGTTCACCGCCGAGGGTGAGGTGCGGCTGCGCGCCGAGCAGCACGACGGTGGCTGGCGACTCTCCGTGTCGGACACCGGGGCGGGCATCCCTGCCGAGCTGCACGAGCGGGTGTTCGAGGAGTTCTACCAGGCACCCGGCCCGACGCGGACCGGCGGCACCGGCCTCGGCCTGCCGTACGCCCGGCGGCTGGTGACCCTGCTCGGCGGCACCCTCGACCTGGCCAGCGAAACCGGCCGGGGCAGCACCTTCACGGTCTCGCTGCCGGCGGACGGAGTCTGA
- a CDS encoding flavin reductase, giving the protein MAQRHAPVRPLWFCAACAHGWPCAPARVELAADYGPGRLLALDMADLLTEATADLTRLGAPPEPLYFYVRFLGWVRNPPR; this is encoded by the coding sequence ATGGCGCAACGGCACGCCCCCGTCAGACCCCTCTGGTTCTGTGCCGCCTGTGCGCACGGTTGGCCGTGTGCGCCGGCCCGAGTCGAGTTGGCGGCCGACTACGGTCCAGGTCGACTGCTCGCGCTGGACATGGCCGACCTGCTCACCGAGGCGACCGCCGACCTGACCCGGCTCGGAGCGCCACCCGAGCCGCTGTACTTCTACGTCCGGTTCCTCGGCTGGGTCCGCAATCCGCCCCGATGA
- the mscL gene encoding large conductance mechanosensitive channel protein MscL, translating to MLKGFKDFIMRGNVVDLAVGVVIGAAFTGVVTQLTKSFLEPLIRVFVVLITGSDKGLEGTAPTIEGIPFDWVAFVNALITFLLTAAALYFLVVFPMNKLAERRKRGEEPPPSAPSEEVKLLTEIRDALVASGRTTPAQQRGALDDVLGRREEPPTGR from the coding sequence ATGCTCAAGGGCTTCAAAGACTTCATCATGCGCGGCAACGTCGTCGACCTCGCGGTCGGCGTCGTCATCGGCGCCGCGTTCACCGGCGTGGTCACGCAGCTCACCAAGTCGTTCCTGGAACCGCTGATCCGCGTCTTCGTGGTGCTGATCACCGGAAGCGACAAGGGCCTAGAGGGCACCGCACCGACGATCGAGGGCATCCCGTTCGACTGGGTCGCCTTCGTCAACGCGCTGATCACGTTCCTGCTCACCGCGGCGGCGCTGTACTTCCTGGTCGTCTTCCCGATGAACAAGCTGGCCGAGCGCCGCAAGCGGGGCGAGGAGCCGCCGCCCTCGGCACCGAGCGAGGAGGTCAAGCTGCTCACCGAGATCCGGGACGCCCTGGTCGCCTCCGGCCGGACCACCCCGGCCCAGCAGCGCGGCGCCCTGGACGACGTGCTCGGCCGCCGGGAGGAACCGCCCACCGGGCGCTGA
- a CDS encoding FadR/GntR family transcriptional regulator, which yields MPPAIDSAVPPRGRRTNETITRLRRRIMAGEWPVGSRIPTEPQLVEDLGVGRNTVREAVRALAHAGVLECRQGSGTYVLSTDELAPVVARRLTDDRMTEVIEVRRAFEVEAARLAARRRTAEDLAALDAALAAREAAWRGGEVAEFVEADVALHTAVVAAAHNGMLAELYASVATALRSTVAQAMGDALTPDRHVDHARLVAAIRAGDPELAAREAGAFLESAPKA from the coding sequence GTGCCACCAGCGATTGATTCCGCCGTCCCGCCCCGGGGCCGACGGACGAACGAGACCATCACTCGACTGCGGCGACGGATCATGGCCGGCGAATGGCCGGTGGGCAGCCGCATCCCGACCGAGCCGCAACTCGTCGAGGATCTCGGCGTGGGGCGCAACACGGTCCGCGAGGCGGTCCGGGCCCTGGCCCACGCCGGAGTGCTGGAGTGCCGGCAGGGCTCCGGGACGTACGTGCTCTCCACCGACGAACTGGCACCCGTGGTGGCCCGCCGCCTCACCGACGACCGGATGACCGAGGTGATCGAGGTACGCCGTGCCTTCGAGGTGGAGGCCGCCCGGCTCGCCGCGCGCCGACGTACCGCCGAGGACCTGGCCGCCCTCGACGCCGCGCTGGCGGCCCGCGAGGCGGCCTGGCGCGGCGGCGAGGTCGCCGAGTTCGTGGAGGCCGACGTCGCGCTGCACACCGCCGTCGTCGCGGCGGCGCACAACGGCATGCTCGCCGAGCTCTACGCCTCGGTCGCGACCGCCCTGCGCAGCACCGTCGCGCAGGCCATGGGTGACGCCCTGACACCGGACCGGCACGTCGACCACGCCCGCCTGGTGGCCGCCATCCGGGCCGGCGACCCGGAGCTGGCGGCCCGGGAGGCCGGTGCTTTCCTGGAGTCCGCACCCAAGGCATAG
- a CDS encoding ATP-binding SpoIIE family protein phosphatase has translation MVPVTAAPVSDRGTWYRVENGSTGSAVRRAAERLGNELALPEGRIADLAIVAAELTSNLIKHADDGMLLLRPVRREMDAGVELIALDSGPGMADLAQSARDGHSTTGTLGIGLGAIVRQASWFDAYSWPGRGTVIAVRVFGGADTDLPWVGGLTRPLAGETVCGDGYAWRVVGDRRQVLVTDGLGHGPLAGAATDAALAAFRGAPAAAPAEVVAHLHRSLSHTRGAALAVAEPDPAGALLRYAGLGNISGVVIDADGRRRGLVSLPGIAGHQRPTIRQYDYPFGPDSLLVMHSDGVVDRWRIEDYPGLVGRSPLVTAATLLRDAGTRRDDAGVLVARSWS, from the coding sequence GTGGTCCCGGTGACCGCCGCGCCGGTCTCCGACCGGGGCACCTGGTACCGCGTGGAGAACGGCAGCACCGGCAGTGCGGTGCGGCGGGCGGCCGAGCGCCTGGGGAATGAACTGGCGCTGCCCGAGGGCCGGATCGCCGACCTGGCCATCGTCGCCGCCGAGCTGACCAGCAATCTGATCAAGCACGCCGACGACGGTATGCTGCTGCTCCGGCCGGTACGCCGCGAGATGGACGCCGGGGTCGAGCTGATCGCCCTGGACTCCGGTCCGGGCATGGCCGACCTGGCGCAGTCCGCGCGGGACGGGCACTCCACCACCGGCACCCTCGGCATCGGTCTGGGCGCGATCGTGCGCCAGGCGAGCTGGTTCGACGCGTACTCCTGGCCCGGCCGGGGCACCGTTATCGCGGTACGCGTGTTCGGGGGCGCGGACACCGACCTGCCCTGGGTCGGCGGGCTGACCCGGCCGCTGGCCGGCGAGACGGTCTGTGGGGACGGTTACGCCTGGCGGGTCGTGGGCGATCGCCGTCAGGTGCTGGTCACCGACGGTCTCGGGCACGGCCCGCTGGCCGGGGCGGCCACCGACGCCGCGCTCGCCGCGTTCCGTGGTGCCCCGGCCGCCGCCCCGGCCGAGGTCGTCGCCCACCTGCACCGCTCGCTGTCGCACACCCGTGGTGCCGCGCTCGCGGTGGCCGAGCCGGACCCGGCGGGGGCGCTGTTGCGGTACGCCGGGTTGGGCAACATCAGCGGCGTGGTCATCGACGCGGATGGCCGGCGGCGTGGCCTGGTCTCGCTGCCCGGAATCGCCGGGCACCAGCGGCCCACGATCCGGCAGTACGACTACCCGTTCGGCCCGGACAGCCTGCTGGTGATGCACTCCGACGGGGTGGTGGACCGCTGGCGGATCGAGGACTATCCCGGCCTCGTCGGGCGGTCGCCGCTGGTGACGGCCGCCACGTTGCTGCGCGACGCCGGGACCCGACGCGACGACGCCGGAGTACTGGTGGCAAGGTCCTGGTCATGA
- a CDS encoding ATP-binding protein — MTSGVDLGRPQAQTVGSDEDVVRVRQLVRTVAVAVKLSLVDQTKVVTAASELARNTLVYGGGGTVEVSKVDNGRRSGITIVFADDGPGIVDLDLALTDGYTTGGGLGLGLSGARRLVDEFDIQTAPGQGTRITITKWSR; from the coding sequence ATGACCAGCGGTGTCGACCTGGGGCGTCCCCAGGCGCAGACGGTCGGCAGCGACGAGGACGTGGTCCGCGTCCGGCAACTGGTGCGTACCGTGGCGGTGGCGGTCAAGCTGTCGCTGGTCGACCAGACCAAGGTGGTCACCGCGGCCAGCGAGCTGGCCCGGAACACACTGGTGTACGGCGGTGGCGGCACGGTCGAGGTCTCCAAAGTCGACAACGGCCGCAGGTCCGGCATCACGATCGTCTTCGCGGACGACGGTCCGGGCATCGTCGACCTGGACCTCGCCCTGACCGACGGCTACACCACCGGCGGCGGCCTCGGTCTCGGCCTGAGCGGTGCCCGCCGGCTGGTGGACGAGTTCGACATCCAGACCGCGCCCGGGCAGGGCACCCGGATCACGATCACCAAGTGGTCCCGGTGA
- a CDS encoding STAS domain-containing protein — MSLTVHTEQRGDVVVVSVAGELDMATAPQLQDQITDLLDKGRSRLVFDLSDVSFCDSTGLSVFVRAKNSSDEAGGVVRLAAPQRGVLRILEVSGLVEVLHTYPTVDEAVAGEPTTSS; from the coding sequence ATGTCCCTGACGGTGCACACGGAGCAACGCGGCGACGTGGTCGTGGTGTCGGTCGCAGGTGAACTGGACATGGCCACCGCACCGCAACTGCAGGACCAGATCACCGACCTGCTCGACAAGGGGCGCAGCCGCCTCGTGTTCGACCTGTCGGATGTCTCGTTCTGCGATTCCACCGGTCTGTCGGTGTTCGTCCGCGCGAAGAACAGCTCCGACGAGGCCGGCGGGGTGGTCCGGTTGGCCGCGCCACAACGCGGCGTGCTGCGCATCCTCGAGGTGAGTGGCCTCGTGGAGGTCCTGCACACCTATCCGACGGTCGACGAGGCGGTCGCGGGGGAACCCACCACCTCCTCCTGA
- a CDS encoding SpoIIE family protein phosphatase, with protein sequence MDGAATVLVVDDSRTKRYLLVSWLTRAGFTVLEAETGGEALRRVGVDPVDLVVLDVRLSDMSGFEVCEQIKAAHPALPVIHVSAHAIDTADRTQGLTRGADAYLAEPIEPEELIATAHAVLRYYQARQRAELLAERLTGLADTTLAVHSAPNFARLLESAAAGAAEIFKSPAAVVAETFDGDCLAGVSTGPGAGGRIVPWVVDDTGVPTGTVVSVQDPADWALADWPTDDTVTVAAARLREDRAPIYIVVPTGTQTARTPVLVQLAQAVASAAEAQRSFDEEHRIAVTLQRSLLPRRIPEIAGLDLAVRYEPASARTEVGGDFYELVMLDGHLLLAIGDVAGHSLHAATVMAELRHAVRAYAVEGHQPGEILHRVNELMRTLLPDELATICVLLLDPSTGHVRLASAGHLPPLINQDGKVEYVQHSAPLLGVRAPRPADLEFVLPAGATMVFYTDGLIERRDATIDDGLAALSVSASRVDDDLDRFCERLLVELAPHEIQDDVAVVALRRR encoded by the coding sequence GTGGACGGCGCCGCGACAGTTCTCGTGGTCGACGACAGCCGGACCAAGCGCTACCTGTTGGTGAGCTGGTTGACCCGGGCCGGTTTCACCGTGCTCGAAGCCGAGACGGGCGGCGAGGCGTTGCGTCGCGTCGGGGTCGACCCGGTCGACCTGGTGGTGCTCGACGTCCGGCTGTCGGACATGAGTGGCTTCGAGGTCTGCGAGCAGATCAAGGCGGCGCACCCGGCGCTACCGGTGATCCACGTCTCCGCGCACGCGATCGACACCGCCGACCGCACCCAGGGGCTGACCCGGGGGGCGGACGCCTACCTGGCGGAGCCGATCGAGCCGGAGGAACTGATCGCCACCGCCCACGCGGTGCTGCGCTACTACCAGGCGCGACAACGGGCCGAACTGCTCGCCGAACGCCTCACCGGGTTGGCCGACACCACCCTGGCGGTGCACTCCGCGCCGAACTTCGCCCGGCTGCTGGAATCGGCGGCGGCGGGAGCCGCCGAGATCTTCAAGAGCCCGGCCGCAGTGGTCGCCGAGACCTTCGACGGTGACTGCCTGGCCGGGGTCTCCACCGGTCCCGGTGCCGGGGGCCGCATCGTGCCCTGGGTGGTCGACGACACCGGCGTACCGACCGGCACCGTCGTCTCCGTACAGGATCCCGCCGACTGGGCGCTCGCCGACTGGCCGACCGACGACACGGTCACGGTGGCCGCCGCCCGGCTGCGCGAGGACCGCGCGCCGATCTACATCGTGGTCCCCACCGGCACCCAGACCGCCCGTACGCCGGTGCTGGTCCAGCTCGCGCAGGCGGTGGCGTCGGCGGCGGAGGCACAGCGCTCCTTCGACGAGGAGCACCGGATCGCGGTGACCCTGCAACGCAGCCTCCTGCCACGGCGCATCCCCGAGATCGCCGGGCTCGACCTGGCCGTCCGGTACGAGCCGGCCAGCGCCCGGACCGAGGTGGGCGGCGACTTCTACGAGCTGGTGATGCTCGACGGCCACCTGCTGCTGGCCATCGGCGACGTGGCGGGCCACTCGCTGCACGCGGCGACGGTGATGGCCGAGCTGCGGCACGCGGTGCGGGCGTACGCGGTGGAGGGACACCAGCCGGGCGAGATCCTGCACCGGGTCAACGAGTTGATGCGGACGTTGCTGCCCGACGAGCTGGCGACCATCTGTGTGCTGCTGCTGGACCCGTCCACCGGACACGTCCGGCTGGCCAGTGCCGGGCACCTGCCGCCGCTGATCAATCAGGACGGCAAGGTCGAGTACGTGCAGCACTCCGCGCCGCTGCTCGGCGTACGCGCGCCCCGTCCGGCGGATCTGGAGTTCGTCCTGCCGGCCGGCGCGACGATGGTCTTCTACACCGACGGGTTGATCGAACGGCGGGACGCCACCATCGACGACGGACTGGCCGCCCTGTCGGTCAGTGCGTCCCGGGTGGACGACGACCTGGACCGCTTCTGCGAGCGCCTGCTCGTCGAACTCGCCCCGCACGAGATCCAGGACGACGTCGCCGTCGTCGCCCTCCGCCGCCGCTGA
- a CDS encoding STAS domain-containing protein, with the protein MERVPILKIGDILLVSIQLDMSDQTAVALQEDLAERIVATGCHGVIIDITALDIVDSFVGRMLSTIASISRVLDAETVVVGMRPAVAITLVELGLSLNGIRTALNVERGMELIAADRADDLHDDDFHDGADPEPTASS; encoded by the coding sequence ATGGAGCGGGTGCCGATTCTCAAGATCGGCGACATCCTGCTGGTCTCCATCCAGCTCGACATGTCCGACCAGACGGCCGTGGCCCTCCAGGAGGACCTGGCCGAGCGGATCGTCGCCACCGGCTGTCACGGCGTGATCATCGACATCACCGCCCTGGACATCGTCGACTCCTTCGTCGGCCGGATGCTCTCCACCATCGCCTCCATCTCCCGGGTGCTCGATGCCGAGACGGTGGTGGTCGGGATGCGTCCGGCGGTCGCCATCACCCTGGTCGAGCTGGGCCTGTCGCTCAACGGCATCCGGACCGCCCTGAACGTCGAGCGCGGGATGGAACTCATCGCGGCCGACCGCGCCGACGACCTCCACGACGACGACTTCCACGACGGGGCGGATCCCGAGCCGACGGCGTCGTCATGA
- a CDS encoding AlpA family transcriptional regulator — protein sequence MGKDRGPGPLVAAGEILAMLGVGRSRFRQIAAHPNFPQPYQVLSVGKIWLRADVEEYIRRYRQPRQADDDEQG from the coding sequence ATGGGCAAGGACCGTGGGCCAGGGCCTCTGGTGGCCGCTGGCGAGATCCTGGCGATGCTCGGTGTAGGCCGATCCCGCTTCCGCCAGATCGCCGCGCATCCGAACTTCCCGCAGCCGTACCAGGTCCTGTCGGTCGGCAAGATCTGGCTACGCGCTGACGTCGAGGAGTACATCCGCCGGTACCGCCAGCCACGCCAGGCGGACGACGACGAGCAGGGGTAG